The Medicago truncatula cultivar Jemalong A17 chromosome 4, MtrunA17r5.0-ANR, whole genome shotgun sequence genome includes a region encoding these proteins:
- the LOC11440387 gene encoding nodulin-related protein 1 has protein sequence MAASGEEKKISTSELMASAKVVAEAAQSGFGKDLDKDKTAEAAGDLLDAVGQYAKLDDQKGVGSYVDKAADYLHKYENTTTATPPASKPADQPKSDEAAKPEGEGSGGIGGLGGDFAKVAGGFFK, from the coding sequence aTGGCAGCAagtggagaagagaagaagatttCAACCAGTGAGCTAATGGCAAGTGCAAAGGTAGTAGCAGAGGCAGCACAGTCAGGTTTTGGGAAAGATTTAGACAAAGACAAGACAGCAGAAGCTGCTGGTGATCTTCTAGATGCAGTTGGTCAGTATGCTAAATTGGATGATCAGAAAGGTGTAGGATCATATGTTGATAAAGCTGCTGATTATCTGCATAAGTATGAGAACACTACTACTGCTACTCCACCAGCTTCTAAACCTGCAGATCAGCCCAAAAGTGATGAAGCTGCTAAGCCTGAAGGTGAAGGATCAGGTGGGATTGGTGGACTAGGTGGTGATTTTGCTAAGGTTGCTGGAGGTTTCTTTAAATGA